The Vitis vinifera cultivar Pinot Noir 40024 chromosome 12, ASM3070453v1 genome has a segment encoding these proteins:
- the LOC104881047 gene encoding putative disease resistance RPP13-like protein 1, whose product MALELVGGAFLSASLQVLFDRLASSEVLYFIRGQKLSDSLLSELKIKLLIVDAVLNHAEVKQFTDSAVKEWLLNVKGTLYDAEDLLDEIATEALRCKMEADDHSQTGSAQVWNSISTWVKAPLANYRSSIESRVKEMIGKLEVLEKAIDKLGLKPGDGEKLPPRSPSTSLIDESCVFGRNEIKEEMMTRLLSDNVSTNKIDVISIVGMGGSGKTTLAQLLYNDPRVKGHFALTAWVCVSEEFLLVRVTKLILEEIGCATHTDMQSENLDLLQLKLKGSLGDKKFLLVLDDVWEKGCSEWDRLRIPLLAAGKGSKVVVTTRNTKVAAVMQAVHPHYLLGELSAEDCWSLFKKLAFENGDSTAFPQLASIGRKIVAKCQGLPLAVKALGSLLYSKVEKGEWEEILESEIWGWQNLEILPSLILSYL is encoded by the coding sequence ATGGCCCTGGAGTTAGTTGGAGGAGCTTTTCTCTCCGCTTCTCTCCAAGTTCTTTTCGACAGGTTGGCTTCTTCTGAGGTCCTCTACTTCATCAGGGGACAGAAGCTCAGTGATTCACTCCTCAGCGAGTTGAAGATCAAATTGCTGATTGTGGATGCAGTGCTCAACCATGCTGAGGTTAAGCAATTCACGGACTCAGCAGTCAAAGAGTGGCTCCTGAATGTTAAGGGTACTCTGTATGATGCGGAAGACCTACTGGACGAGATTGCTACTGAAGCTCTGCGATGCAAGATGGAAGCTGATGATCACTCCCAGACTGGCTCAGCTCAGGTATGGAACAGCATCTCTACATGGGTGAAGGCCCCACTTGCTAATTATCGAAGCAGCATAGAGTCCAGGGTAAAGGAGATGATTGGCAAACTGGAAGTTCTTGAAAAAGCAATAGATAAACTTGGGCTGAAACCAGGCGATGGTGAGAAACTGCCACCAAGATCACCCTCGACTTCTCTGATCGATGAATCTTGTGTGTTCGGCAGGAATGAAATCAAAGAGGAGATGATGACAAGGTTGTTGTCTGATAATGTAAGCACCAACAAGATAGATGTGATCTCCATAGTCGGCATGGGCGGCTCAGGCAAGACCACACTGGCTCAGCTTCTGTATAACGATCCCAGAGTGAAGGGACACTTTGCCTTGACAGCATGGGTTTGCGTTTCGGAGGAGTTTCTTCTTGTCAGGGTAACCAAATTAATTCTTGAGGAAATCGGATGTGCAACCCATACTGATATGCAAAGCGAAAACCTAGATTTGCTTCAGCTTAAACTGAAAGGGAGCCTTGGTGACAAGAAATTTCTACTCGTTCTCGACGATGTTTGGGAGAAAGGTTGTAGCGAATGGGATCGGCTACGAATTCCGCTCCTAGCTGCTGGGAAAGGAAGCAAGGTTGTTGTGACTACTCGCAATACAAAAGTGGCAGCAGTCATGCAGGCTGTTCATCCTCATTATCTTCTGGGAGAGTTATCCGCTGAAGATTGCTGGTCCTTATTTAAAAAACTTGCATTTGAAAATGGAGACTCCACAGCATTTCCTCAGCTAGCATCAATTGGCAGAAAGATTGTGGCCAAGTGCCAAGGATTACCTTTAGCGGTAAAAGCACTGGGGAGTCTCTTGTATTCTAAAGTTGAAAAAGGGGAATGGGAAGAAATTTTGGAAAGTGAAATATGGGGCTGGCAAAATCTTGAAATTCTTCCATCGTTGATACTGAGTTACCTGTGA